One Lycium barbarum isolate Lr01 chromosome 5, ASM1917538v2, whole genome shotgun sequence genomic window carries:
- the LOC132641683 gene encoding amino-acid permease BAT1 homolog isoform X1: MRNMEAEASVSTGSYHPLNDHDDDSRTLRGLGYKQELYRGLSFIANFSLTFSIVSVLTGISTLYNQALTFGGPVTIVCGWPVVGLMTIIVGLAMAEICSAYPTSAGLYYWSAKLAGNKFGPFAAWITGWVISNFAFSFSIISVLTGVNTLMGTGLNYGGPVSYVYGWLIAGAFTLFVGMSMAEICSSYPTSGGLYYWSAKLAGPNWAPFASWITGWFNIVGQWAVTASVDFSLAQLVQVIILLSTGGLNGGGYQASKYVVIALHGGILLLHAILNSLPISWLSLIGQLAAAWNVVGVFLLMILIPIVATKRASAEFVFTNFNTENGDGINNNLYIFVLGLLMSQYTLTGYDASAHMTEETKNADTNGPKGIVSAIGISVLAGWAYILGITFAVTDIPHLLNKNNDSGGYAIAQIFYDVFKSRYGSGVGGIICLGVIAVAVFFCGMSSLTSNSRMAYAFSRDGAMPYSSFWHKVNKQEVPLNAVWTSSFIAFCMALTSLGSLVAFQAMTSIATIGLYIAYALPILFRVTLARKSFIPGPFNLGSYGIVVGWVAIFWVALISVLFSLPVAYPITDQTLNYTPVAVGGLLILVVSSWIFSARHWFKGPITNIGNSSEEA; this comes from the exons GTTCATTGCCAACTTCTCACTTACATTCTCCATTGTGTCAGTTCTAACTGGCATATCTACATTGTATAATCAGGCCTTAACTTTTGGTGGGCCTGTAACCATTGTTTGTGGATGGCCTGTAGTTGGTTTAATGACAATTATTGTGGGCCTTGCTATGGCTGAAATATGTTCAGCTTATCCAACTTCAGCTGGGCTTTACTATTGGAGTGCTAAATTGGCTGGAAACAAATTTGGCCCATTTGCTGCTTGGATTACTGGCTG GGTGATATCAAATTTTGCGTTTTCGTTTTCTATTATATCAGTGCTTACTGGTGTTAACACATTAATGGGTACTGGTTTGAATTATGGCGGCCCTGTTTCTTATGTTTATGGGTGGTTAATTGCTGGTGCATTCACATTGTTTGTTGGAATGTCAATGGCTGAGATTTGTTCATCTTATCCTACTTCTGGAGGTCTTTATTATTGGAGTGCTAAGCTTGCTGGTCCAAATTGGGCACCTTTTGCTTCTTGGATCACTGGCTG GTTCAACATTGTTGGTCAG TGGGCTGTCACAGCAAGTGTAGATTTTTCATTGGCACAGTTAGTTCAGGTAATAATTCTCCTTAGCACTGGTGGATTAAATGGAGGTGGATATCAGGCCTCCAAATATGTGGTTATCGCCCTTCACGGTGGAATTCTGCTTTTACATGCTATATTAAACAGTCTTCCGATCTCATGGTTGTCCCTCATTGGACAACTAGCTGCTGCATGGAATGTTGTAG GTGTCTTTCTTCTTATGATTTTGATCCCAATTGTCGCAACAAAAAGAGCCAGCGCTGAATTTGTGTTTACTAATTTCAATACTGAGAATGGAGACGGAATCAACAATAACCTATATATATTCGTCTTGGGACTTCTTATGAGTCAGTATACGTTGACAGGTTATGACGCTTCTGCCCATATG ACAGAAGAAACGAAAAATGCAGATACGAATGGGCCAAAAGGAATTGTAAGTGCAATTGGCATATCAGTTCTTGCTGGCTGGGCTTACATACTTGGTATAACCTTCGCAGTTACAGATATTCCGCATCTGTTGAATAAAAACAATGATTCTGGCGGCTATGCTATTGCTCAAATCTTTTATGATGTATTCAAGAGTAGATACGGAAGTGGTGTTGGTGGAATTATTTGCTTAGGTGTAATTGCTGTTGCCGTATTCTTTTGTGGCATGAGCTCACTAACTAGCAACTCCAG GATGGCTTATGCATTCTCCAGAGACGGAGCGATGCCATACTCGTCGTTCTGGCATAAAGTAAACAAGCAAGAGGTTCCGCTAAATGCAGTCTGGACGTCGTCCTTTATAGCATTTTGCATGGCATTGACG TCTCTCGGAAGCTTGGTGGCATTTCAAGCCATGACATCAATAGCAACAATCGGGCTCTATATTGCGTATGCCCTTCCAATCCTGTTTCGGGTGACTCTAGCTCGGAAATCTTTCATTCCAGGTCCTTTTAACTTGGGAAGCTATGGGATTGTTGTAGGTtgggttgcaatattttgggttGCACTCATCTCAGTACTCTTCTCTTTGCCTGTTGCCTACCCTATCACAGATCAAACTCTCAACTATACTCCCGTTGCGGTAGGTGGCCTTCTCATTCTTGTTGTTTCTTCGTGGATATTCAGTGCTAGGCATTGGTTTAAAGGTCCTATTACCAATATAGGTAACTCTAGTGAGGAAGCATAA
- the LOC132641683 gene encoding amino-acid permease BAT1 homolog isoform X3, whose amino-acid sequence MGFEEQIDTGHARLHELGYKQELKRDLSVISNFAFSFSIISVLTGVNTLMGTGLNYGGPVSYVYGWLIAGAFTLFVGMSMAEICSSYPTSGGLYYWSAKLAGPNWAPFASWITGWFNIVGQWAVTASVDFSLAQLVQVIILLSTGGLNGGGYQASKYVVIALHGGILLLHAILNSLPISWLSLIGQLAAAWNVVGVFLLMILIPIVATKRASAEFVFTNFNTENGDGINNNLYIFVLGLLMSQYTLTGYDASAHMTEETKNADTNGPKGIVSAIGISVLAGWAYILGITFAVTDIPHLLNKNNDSGGYAIAQIFYDVFKSRYGSGVGGIICLGVIAVAVFFCGMSSLTSNSRMAYAFSRDGAMPYSSFWHKVNKQEVPLNAVWTSSFIAFCMALTSLGSLVAFQAMTSIATIGLYIAYALPILFRVTLARKSFIPGPFNLGSYGIVVGWVAIFWVALISVLFSLPVAYPITDQTLNYTPVAVGGLLILVVSSWIFSARHWFKGPITNIGNSSEEA is encoded by the exons atggGTTTTGAAGAACAAATTGATACAGGCCATGCAAGACTACATGAGCTAGGATATAAACAAGAACTCAAACGAGACCTTTC GGTGATATCAAATTTTGCGTTTTCGTTTTCTATTATATCAGTGCTTACTGGTGTTAACACATTAATGGGTACTGGTTTGAATTATGGCGGCCCTGTTTCTTATGTTTATGGGTGGTTAATTGCTGGTGCATTCACATTGTTTGTTGGAATGTCAATGGCTGAGATTTGTTCATCTTATCCTACTTCTGGAGGTCTTTATTATTGGAGTGCTAAGCTTGCTGGTCCAAATTGGGCACCTTTTGCTTCTTGGATCACTGGCTG GTTCAACATTGTTGGTCAG TGGGCTGTCACAGCAAGTGTAGATTTTTCATTGGCACAGTTAGTTCAGGTAATAATTCTCCTTAGCACTGGTGGATTAAATGGAGGTGGATATCAGGCCTCCAAATATGTGGTTATCGCCCTTCACGGTGGAATTCTGCTTTTACATGCTATATTAAACAGTCTTCCGATCTCATGGTTGTCCCTCATTGGACAACTAGCTGCTGCATGGAATGTTGTAG GTGTCTTTCTTCTTATGATTTTGATCCCAATTGTCGCAACAAAAAGAGCCAGCGCTGAATTTGTGTTTACTAATTTCAATACTGAGAATGGAGACGGAATCAACAATAACCTATATATATTCGTCTTGGGACTTCTTATGAGTCAGTATACGTTGACAGGTTATGACGCTTCTGCCCATATG ACAGAAGAAACGAAAAATGCAGATACGAATGGGCCAAAAGGAATTGTAAGTGCAATTGGCATATCAGTTCTTGCTGGCTGGGCTTACATACTTGGTATAACCTTCGCAGTTACAGATATTCCGCATCTGTTGAATAAAAACAATGATTCTGGCGGCTATGCTATTGCTCAAATCTTTTATGATGTATTCAAGAGTAGATACGGAAGTGGTGTTGGTGGAATTATTTGCTTAGGTGTAATTGCTGTTGCCGTATTCTTTTGTGGCATGAGCTCACTAACTAGCAACTCCAG GATGGCTTATGCATTCTCCAGAGACGGAGCGATGCCATACTCGTCGTTCTGGCATAAAGTAAACAAGCAAGAGGTTCCGCTAAATGCAGTCTGGACGTCGTCCTTTATAGCATTTTGCATGGCATTGACG TCTCTCGGAAGCTTGGTGGCATTTCAAGCCATGACATCAATAGCAACAATCGGGCTCTATATTGCGTATGCCCTTCCAATCCTGTTTCGGGTGACTCTAGCTCGGAAATCTTTCATTCCAGGTCCTTTTAACTTGGGAAGCTATGGGATTGTTGTAGGTtgggttgcaatattttgggttGCACTCATCTCAGTACTCTTCTCTTTGCCTGTTGCCTACCCTATCACAGATCAAACTCTCAACTATACTCCCGTTGCGGTAGGTGGCCTTCTCATTCTTGTTGTTTCTTCGTGGATATTCAGTGCTAGGCATTGGTTTAAAGGTCCTATTACCAATATAGGTAACTCTAGTGAGGAAGCATAA
- the LOC132641683 gene encoding amino-acid permease BAT1 homolog isoform X2 yields MRNMEAEASVSTGSYHPLNDHDDDSRTLRGLGYKQELYRGLSFIANFSLTFSIVSVLTGISTLYNQALTFGGPVTIVCGWPVVGLMTIIVGLAMAEICSAYPTSAGLYYWSAKLAGNKFGPFAAWITGWFNIVGQWAVTASVDFSLAQLVQVIILLSTGGLNGGGYQASKYVVIALHGGILLLHAILNSLPISWLSLIGQLAAAWNVVGVFLLMILIPIVATKRASAEFVFTNFNTENGDGINNNLYIFVLGLLMSQYTLTGYDASAHMTEETKNADTNGPKGIVSAIGISVLAGWAYILGITFAVTDIPHLLNKNNDSGGYAIAQIFYDVFKSRYGSGVGGIICLGVIAVAVFFCGMSSLTSNSRMAYAFSRDGAMPYSSFWHKVNKQEVPLNAVWTSSFIAFCMALTSLGSLVAFQAMTSIATIGLYIAYALPILFRVTLARKSFIPGPFNLGSYGIVVGWVAIFWVALISVLFSLPVAYPITDQTLNYTPVAVGGLLILVVSSWIFSARHWFKGPITNIGNSSEEA; encoded by the exons GTTCATTGCCAACTTCTCACTTACATTCTCCATTGTGTCAGTTCTAACTGGCATATCTACATTGTATAATCAGGCCTTAACTTTTGGTGGGCCTGTAACCATTGTTTGTGGATGGCCTGTAGTTGGTTTAATGACAATTATTGTGGGCCTTGCTATGGCTGAAATATGTTCAGCTTATCCAACTTCAGCTGGGCTTTACTATTGGAGTGCTAAATTGGCTGGAAACAAATTTGGCCCATTTGCTGCTTGGATTACTGGCTG GTTCAACATTGTTGGTCAG TGGGCTGTCACAGCAAGTGTAGATTTTTCATTGGCACAGTTAGTTCAGGTAATAATTCTCCTTAGCACTGGTGGATTAAATGGAGGTGGATATCAGGCCTCCAAATATGTGGTTATCGCCCTTCACGGTGGAATTCTGCTTTTACATGCTATATTAAACAGTCTTCCGATCTCATGGTTGTCCCTCATTGGACAACTAGCTGCTGCATGGAATGTTGTAG GTGTCTTTCTTCTTATGATTTTGATCCCAATTGTCGCAACAAAAAGAGCCAGCGCTGAATTTGTGTTTACTAATTTCAATACTGAGAATGGAGACGGAATCAACAATAACCTATATATATTCGTCTTGGGACTTCTTATGAGTCAGTATACGTTGACAGGTTATGACGCTTCTGCCCATATG ACAGAAGAAACGAAAAATGCAGATACGAATGGGCCAAAAGGAATTGTAAGTGCAATTGGCATATCAGTTCTTGCTGGCTGGGCTTACATACTTGGTATAACCTTCGCAGTTACAGATATTCCGCATCTGTTGAATAAAAACAATGATTCTGGCGGCTATGCTATTGCTCAAATCTTTTATGATGTATTCAAGAGTAGATACGGAAGTGGTGTTGGTGGAATTATTTGCTTAGGTGTAATTGCTGTTGCCGTATTCTTTTGTGGCATGAGCTCACTAACTAGCAACTCCAG GATGGCTTATGCATTCTCCAGAGACGGAGCGATGCCATACTCGTCGTTCTGGCATAAAGTAAACAAGCAAGAGGTTCCGCTAAATGCAGTCTGGACGTCGTCCTTTATAGCATTTTGCATGGCATTGACG TCTCTCGGAAGCTTGGTGGCATTTCAAGCCATGACATCAATAGCAACAATCGGGCTCTATATTGCGTATGCCCTTCCAATCCTGTTTCGGGTGACTCTAGCTCGGAAATCTTTCATTCCAGGTCCTTTTAACTTGGGAAGCTATGGGATTGTTGTAGGTtgggttgcaatattttgggttGCACTCATCTCAGTACTCTTCTCTTTGCCTGTTGCCTACCCTATCACAGATCAAACTCTCAACTATACTCCCGTTGCGGTAGGTGGCCTTCTCATTCTTGTTGTTTCTTCGTGGATATTCAGTGCTAGGCATTGGTTTAAAGGTCCTATTACCAATATAGGTAACTCTAGTGAGGAAGCATAA